The Equus caballus isolate H_3958 breed thoroughbred chromosome 12, TB-T2T, whole genome shotgun sequence genome contains a region encoding:
- the TSPAN4 gene encoding tetraspanin-4 gives MARGCLQGVKYLMFAFNLLFWLGGCGILGVGIWLAATQGNFATLSASFPSLSAANLLIVTGTFVMAIGFMGCIGAIKENKCLLLTFFVMLLLVFLLEATIAILFFAYTDKIDRYAQQDLKKGLHLYDTPGNVGLTNAWSIIQTDFRCCGVSNYTDWFEVYNATRVPDSCCLEFSESCGLHAPGTWWKAPCYETVKIWLQENLLAVGVFGLCTALVQILGLTFAMTMYCQVVKADTYCA, from the exons CTGGGAGGCTGCGGCATCCTGGGCGTTGGCATCTGGCTGGCTGCCACGCAGGGGAACTTTGCCACCCTGTCTGCCTCCTTCCCGTCCTTGTCGGCCGCCAACCTGCTCATCGTCACCGGCACCTTCGTCATGGCCATTGGCTTCATGGGTTGCATTGGGGCCATCAAAGAGAACAAGTGCCTCCTGCTCACC TTCTTTgtgatgctgctgctggtgtTCCTGCTGGAGGCCACCATTGCCATCCTCTTCTTCGCCTACACGGACAAG ATCGACAGGTACGCCCAGCAAGACCTGAAGAAGGGCCTGCACCTGTACGACACCCCGGGCAACGTGGGCCTCACCAACGCCTGGAGCATCATCCAGACCGAC TTCCGCTGCTGCGGGGTCTCCAACTACACGGACTGGTTTGAAGTCTACAACGCCACGCGCGTGCCCGATTCCTGCTGCCTGGAGTTCAGCGAGAGCTGCGGGCTGCATGCACCCGGCACCTGGTGGAAGGCG CCGTGTTACGAGACGGTGAAGATCTGGCTCCAGGAGAACCTGCTGGCTGTGGGCGTGTTCGGGCTGTGCACGGCACTGGTGCAG ATCTTGGGCCTCACCTTCGCTATGACCATGTACTGCCAGGTGGTGAAGGCTGACACCTACTGTGCGTAG